In Streptomyces sp. SN-593, a single genomic region encodes these proteins:
- the eccCa gene encoding type VII secretion protein EccCa → MPDGQVELAEPPVLGEPAGADFGSALMYLPMGLGAGAMVLMFSVRSMGPTTYMMSGMMGVAMISMTLTQVGRSSAERRRRMRAERRDYLRYLAQKRRQARAAAAEQRAALLWDNPDPRELWAFAMGPRLWERRPSHDDFGRVRIGMGIRRAELVFLPPQTKPVEDLEPLTAISLRRFTRAHQTVPDLPIPVALRRFARVEFAGDGQEALALMRAMTAQLAVLHAPDELRIAVLGNTAARAEWDWVKWLPHNAHPDEQDDAGAVRLAAGDHDELMALLGPDVRDRPDHDPDASPNVTEPFVVVIAQGVRLPDSSRLLHEGLRNTLLLDATGMLRGGDDVLRLTVRDGTVSFPAGDDASASASADALSATAAETLARGLAPLRTGGSIDLTERPLESDFDLTSLLNIRDPRTFDVNAKWRPRQTQSARLRVPLGVTDEGEVVELDLKESAQGGMGPHGLLIGATGSGKSELLRTLVMGLAATHSSEVLNLVLVDFKGGATFLNMDRLPHTSAVITNLADEIHLVDRMRDSINGEMIRRQELLRESGYSSLFDYEKARMAGATLAPLPSLLIIVDEFSELLASKPEFVDLFVSVGRLGRSLGVHLLLASQRLDESRIHKVEGHLSYRLALRTFSSMESRSVIGVSHAYELPSAPGNGYLKVDTTNLVRFKAAYVSGPAPEPAAEIDPAEQQRAAQEVTAFGLDRSGELLSARAEEAAALAEAARAAEEKARPTTGPDGEPLTEESLLELLVGRLEDAGPPARQVWLPPLDSSVSLDQVLPAIVPDPDRGMSAADYPRLASLRFPLGMVDKPYEQSRDLLTADLSGADGHVGLVGAPRTGKSTMLRTMMMSLAVTHTPQEIQFYCLDFGGGGLVSTSGLPHVGSVATRLDRDRVHRTVAELTQLLERREAEFGARGLESMAGYRAQRAAGAIEDPYGDVFLVVDGWGTLRQDYEDIEPRVIDMAARGLSFGIHVIGSAVRWSEFRPRLRDLLGTKFELRLGDTLESEVGARAAAAVPHQPGRGLTSGGHHFLAALPRLDSSPHTEDLTAATKEAVAEIDTFWTGRPAPGVRLLPSRLSTAQLPAAEGDLRVCLGWDEQRLEPAWHDFAAHPHLMVFGDSETGKTNMLRLMVDAITSRYTPEEARIMVADPGRGLLTAVPEAYRVGYVVDSEALGQLAASAAVSVGKRVPAADISPENLARRDWWSGPLLFVLIDDYDLFSGTPGAPSPMTPLVPLLAQAPHIGLHLVVCRSTSGAMRAMMDPVLRRLWELGNPALLFSYPKEEGKFIGEAKPRTLPPGRAQLVTRRAVKLMQTGLVAAE, encoded by the coding sequence ATGCCCGACGGTCAGGTCGAGCTCGCGGAGCCGCCGGTATTGGGCGAGCCCGCCGGCGCGGACTTCGGCTCGGCCCTGATGTACCTGCCGATGGGCCTCGGCGCCGGCGCCATGGTGCTGATGTTCAGCGTCCGCAGCATGGGCCCGACCACCTACATGATGTCCGGGATGATGGGCGTCGCCATGATCAGCATGACGCTGACCCAGGTGGGCCGCAGCAGCGCCGAACGCCGCCGCCGGATGCGGGCCGAGCGCCGCGACTACCTCCGCTACCTCGCGCAGAAGCGCCGCCAGGCCCGCGCCGCCGCCGCCGAGCAGCGCGCCGCCCTGCTGTGGGACAACCCCGACCCGCGCGAGCTGTGGGCCTTCGCGATGGGACCACGGCTGTGGGAACGCCGCCCCAGCCACGACGACTTCGGCCGGGTCCGGATCGGCATGGGCATCCGCCGCGCCGAACTGGTCTTCCTGCCGCCCCAGACCAAGCCCGTCGAGGACCTCGAACCGCTCACCGCGATCTCGCTGCGCCGCTTCACCCGCGCCCACCAGACCGTCCCCGACCTGCCGATCCCGGTCGCGCTGCGCCGTTTCGCCCGGGTGGAGTTCGCCGGCGACGGCCAGGAGGCGCTGGCCCTGATGCGGGCGATGACCGCCCAGCTCGCGGTGCTGCACGCCCCCGACGAACTGCGCATCGCCGTGCTCGGGAACACCGCCGCCCGCGCGGAGTGGGACTGGGTCAAGTGGCTGCCCCACAACGCCCACCCCGACGAGCAGGACGACGCCGGCGCGGTCCGGCTGGCCGCCGGCGATCACGACGAACTGATGGCGCTGCTCGGCCCCGACGTGCGCGACCGCCCCGACCACGACCCGGACGCCTCGCCCAACGTCACCGAGCCCTTCGTGGTGGTCATCGCGCAGGGCGTCCGGCTGCCCGACAGCTCGCGGCTGCTCCACGAGGGCCTGCGCAACACCCTGCTGCTCGACGCCACCGGCATGCTGCGCGGCGGCGACGACGTGCTGCGGCTGACCGTCCGCGACGGCACGGTCAGCTTCCCGGCCGGCGACGACGCCTCCGCCTCCGCGTCCGCCGACGCGCTCAGCGCCACCGCCGCCGAGACGCTCGCCCGCGGCCTGGCTCCCCTGCGCACCGGCGGCAGCATCGACCTGACCGAACGCCCGCTGGAGTCCGACTTCGACCTCACGTCGCTGCTGAACATCCGCGACCCGCGCACCTTCGACGTGAACGCCAAGTGGCGCCCCCGGCAGACCCAGTCGGCCCGGCTGCGGGTGCCGCTCGGCGTCACCGACGAGGGCGAGGTCGTGGAACTGGACCTCAAGGAGTCCGCGCAGGGCGGGATGGGCCCGCACGGCCTGCTCATCGGCGCCACCGGCTCCGGCAAGAGCGAACTGCTGCGCACCCTGGTGATGGGACTGGCCGCCACCCACTCCTCGGAGGTCCTGAACCTGGTCCTGGTCGACTTCAAGGGCGGCGCGACCTTCCTCAACATGGACCGCCTGCCGCACACCTCGGCGGTCATCACCAACCTCGCCGACGAGATCCACCTGGTGGACCGGATGCGGGACTCCATCAACGGCGAGATGATCCGCCGTCAGGAACTCCTGCGCGAGTCCGGCTACTCCTCGCTGTTCGACTACGAGAAGGCCCGGATGGCCGGCGCCACCCTCGCGCCGCTCCCCTCACTGCTGATCATCGTGGACGAGTTCTCCGAACTGCTCGCCAGCAAACCGGAGTTCGTGGACCTGTTCGTGTCCGTCGGGCGGCTGGGCCGCAGCCTGGGCGTCCACCTGCTGCTCGCCTCCCAGCGGCTGGACGAGAGCCGCATCCACAAGGTGGAGGGCCACCTGTCCTACCGGCTGGCCCTGCGCACCTTCTCCTCCATGGAGTCCCGCAGCGTCATCGGCGTCTCGCACGCCTACGAACTGCCCTCCGCGCCCGGCAACGGCTACCTGAAGGTCGACACCACCAACCTCGTCCGGTTCAAGGCCGCCTACGTCTCCGGCCCGGCCCCCGAACCGGCCGCGGAGATCGACCCCGCCGAGCAGCAGCGCGCCGCCCAGGAGGTCACCGCCTTCGGGCTCGACCGCAGCGGCGAACTTCTCTCCGCGCGCGCCGAGGAGGCCGCGGCCCTGGCCGAGGCCGCCCGGGCGGCCGAGGAGAAGGCCCGCCCGACGACCGGCCCCGACGGCGAACCGCTCACCGAGGAGAGCCTGCTGGAACTGCTGGTCGGCCGGCTGGAGGACGCGGGCCCGCCGGCCCGCCAGGTGTGGCTGCCGCCGCTGGACTCCTCCGTCAGCCTCGACCAGGTGCTGCCGGCGATCGTCCCGGACCCCGACCGCGGCATGAGCGCCGCCGACTACCCCAGGCTGGCCTCGCTGCGCTTCCCGCTCGGCATGGTCGACAAGCCCTACGAGCAGTCCCGCGACCTGCTCACCGCGGACCTGTCCGGCGCCGACGGCCACGTCGGCCTGGTCGGTGCGCCGCGCACCGGCAAGTCCACGATGCTGCGCACGATGATGATGTCGCTGGCCGTGACCCACACCCCGCAGGAGATCCAGTTCTACTGCCTGGACTTCGGCGGCGGCGGCCTGGTCTCCACCTCCGGCCTCCCGCACGTCGGATCGGTCGCCACCCGCCTGGACCGGGACCGCGTGCACCGCACCGTCGCCGAACTGACCCAGCTCCTGGAGCGCCGCGAGGCCGAGTTCGGCGCCCGCGGCCTGGAGTCCATGGCCGGCTACCGGGCGCAGCGCGCCGCCGGCGCGATCGAGGACCCGTACGGCGACGTGTTCCTCGTGGTCGACGGCTGGGGCACGCTGCGCCAGGACTACGAGGACATCGAGCCGCGCGTCATCGACATGGCCGCCCGGGGGCTGTCCTTCGGCATCCACGTCATCGGCTCCGCGGTGCGCTGGTCGGAGTTCCGCCCCCGGCTGCGCGACCTGCTCGGCACCAAGTTCGAACTCCGGCTGGGCGACACCCTGGAGTCCGAGGTCGGCGCGCGCGCCGCCGCGGCGGTGCCGCACCAGCCCGGCCGCGGACTGACCTCCGGCGGACACCACTTCCTGGCCGCGCTGCCCCGCCTGGACAGCTCCCCGCACACGGAGGACCTCACCGCGGCCACCAAGGAGGCGGTCGCGGAGATCGACACCTTCTGGACCGGCCGGCCCGCCCCCGGCGTCCGGCTGCTGCCCAGCCGGCTGTCCACCGCCCAACTCCCGGCCGCGGAAGGCGACCTGCGGGTGTGCCTGGGCTGGGACGAGCAGCGCCTCGAACCGGCCTGGCACGACTTCGCCGCCCACCCCCACCTGATGGTCTTCGGCGACAGCGAGACCGGCAAGACCAACATGCTGCGGCTCATGGTCGACGCCATCACCTCCCGCTACACCCCCGAGGAAGCCCGCATCATGGTCGCCGACCCCGGGCGCGGCCTGCTCACCGCGGTCCCCGAGGCCTACCGGGTCGGCTACGTCGTGGACAGCGAGGCGCTCGGCCAACTCGCCGCGAGCGCCGCGGTGTCGGTCGGCAAGCGGGTGCCGGCCGCCGACATCTCCCCGGAGAACCTGGCCCGCCGCGACTGGTGGAGCGGTCCGCTGCTGTTCGTGCTCATCGACGACTACGACCTGTTCTCCGGCACGCCCGGCGCCCCCTCCCCGATGACCCCGCTGGTGCCGCTGCTGGCCCAGGCCCCCCACATCGGGCTGCACCTGGTCGTGTGCCGCAGCACCTCCGGGGCGATGCGGGCGATGATGGACCCGGTGCTGCGCCGCCTGTGGGAACTGGGCAACCCGGCCCTGCTCTTCTCCTACCCGAAGGAGGAGGGCAAGTTCATCGGCGAGGCGAAGCCGCGCACCCTGCCGCCCGGCCGCGCCCAACTCGTCACCCGCCGCGCGGTCAAGCTCATGCAGACCGGACTGGTGGCCGCCGAGTGA
- the eccD gene encoding type VII secretion integral membrane protein EccD, translated as MTSASVVPAAGTGTEVCRVTVVGPGGQADLAIPVTLPVSALLPVLVEHVVSDVRDRGAPWSLQRLGESPLDPDGTPAGLGLHHGDVLYLRPVEEPLPTLHFDDVADGVAHVVGSLPGRWRPELTRALALTMGALALVFLALALLSDGPGDFAGYGSGIAAVLFAAASVTGARLDADPAAVLTAGIASMAMAALAGLSFRTGPGGGFDPGVAGLLVTAGCVTAVAVALVALRATPFLVPGTAAVVAASVAAAIGLRAAFDWRTGQAVAVVGVGLFVLGHFAPRLTLRAARLRVPQLPHNAAELQEDVEPEPQERVERRVRAATSYLDALSVGFAIAFGVVFWFMVHEHGWIGWALPLVFGGAVLLRSRGLTGTLQRVPTVIAAGGGLALLLLQQWTTGGPGQRGTAVALLALTVVALLAAAWRLPSSRLLPVWGHSGDITEMLVAMALLPLLLQLLHVYSHLREMTS; from the coding sequence ATGACCAGTGCCTCCGTGGTTCCCGCCGCAGGGACCGGCACCGAGGTGTGCCGGGTGACCGTCGTCGGCCCCGGCGGCCAGGCCGACCTCGCCATCCCCGTCACGCTGCCGGTGTCCGCCCTGCTGCCCGTCCTCGTGGAGCACGTCGTCTCCGACGTCCGCGACCGCGGCGCGCCGTGGTCGCTCCAGCGCCTGGGCGAGTCCCCCCTCGACCCCGACGGCACCCCCGCCGGGCTCGGCCTGCACCACGGCGACGTGCTGTACCTGCGCCCCGTCGAGGAGCCGCTGCCCACCCTGCACTTCGACGACGTCGCCGACGGCGTCGCCCACGTCGTCGGCTCGCTGCCCGGCCGCTGGCGGCCGGAGCTGACCCGCGCGCTGGCCCTGACCATGGGCGCGCTCGCCCTCGTCTTCCTCGCCCTCGCCCTGCTCAGCGACGGTCCCGGCGACTTCGCCGGCTACGGCTCGGGCATCGCCGCCGTGCTGTTCGCCGCGGCGAGCGTCACCGGCGCCCGGCTCGACGCCGACCCGGCCGCCGTGCTGACCGCCGGCATCGCCTCGATGGCCATGGCCGCGCTCGCCGGACTGTCCTTCCGCACCGGCCCGGGAGGCGGCTTCGACCCGGGCGTGGCCGGCCTGCTGGTCACCGCCGGCTGCGTCACCGCCGTGGCCGTCGCGCTCGTCGCGCTGCGCGCCACGCCCTTCCTGGTACCCGGCACCGCGGCCGTCGTGGCCGCCTCCGTGGCCGCCGCCATCGGACTGCGCGCCGCCTTCGACTGGCGGACCGGCCAGGCCGTCGCCGTGGTCGGCGTCGGCCTGTTCGTCCTCGGCCACTTCGCGCCCCGGCTCACGCTGCGCGCCGCCCGGCTGCGGGTCCCCCAACTCCCGCACAACGCCGCCGAACTGCAGGAGGACGTGGAGCCCGAGCCGCAGGAGCGGGTGGAACGCCGGGTGCGGGCCGCCACCTCCTACCTGGACGCCCTCAGCGTCGGCTTCGCCATCGCCTTCGGCGTCGTCTTCTGGTTCATGGTCCACGAACACGGCTGGATCGGCTGGGCACTGCCGCTCGTGTTCGGCGGCGCGGTGCTGCTGCGCTCCCGCGGCCTGACCGGAACCCTCCAGCGGGTGCCCACCGTCATCGCCGCCGGCGGCGGCCTCGCGCTGCTCCTCCTCCAGCAGTGGACCACCGGCGGCCCCGGCCAGCGCGGCACCGCCGTCGCGCTTCTCGCGCTGACCGTCGTCGCCCTGCTGGCAGCCGCCTGGCGGCTGCCCTCCAGCCGGCTGCTCCCGGTGTGGGGCCACAGCGGCGACATCACCGAGATGCTCGTCGCGATGGCCCTGCTGCCCCTGCTCCTCCAACTCCTGCACGTCTACTCGCACCTGCGCGAGATGACGAGCTGA
- the eccB gene encoding type VII secretion protein EccB — protein MQTRRDHVQAYQFAVGRLATALVSGDPGRGDSPTRRASLGTFFGVGVVILLCVGFGVYGLIAPAPDHSWRASGAYIVEKETGNRYLYAGGELHPVRNYASVRLLAGNATAHNVSRQDLAGIPHGAAIGIPGAPDEVPAPADVLGNAWTLCLRPQLAGGLSLDFSPAGHTAAVPAGRQALLAGPDGTRYLLWKGTTYRVPDQATLVALGLDTDRQIAAPADWLADLPTGRALTAVRPAGLGTPAGKVADHAVTVGQLFTTTTTTAGARHYYVMTKAGVARTTATESALLAAQPHVPAPLQVPSSALAAVQLASDPDMAGALPDVAGAPAMSTDGQAVCLAQRVDGATLGTQVVVETGAAATGSRSVVVPPGHGVVARSREEALKKVTHPRTYLITDDGTAYPLADDDATAALGLSGLVSLLPDDVISLLPTGPVLSKPGSTGGGGSGV, from the coding sequence ATGCAGACCCGACGGGACCACGTCCAGGCGTACCAGTTCGCCGTCGGCCGCCTGGCCACCGCGCTCGTCAGCGGCGACCCCGGCCGCGGCGACAGCCCCACCCGCCGCGCCTCGCTCGGCACCTTCTTCGGCGTGGGCGTCGTCATCCTGCTCTGCGTGGGCTTCGGCGTCTACGGCCTCATCGCGCCCGCCCCCGACCACTCCTGGCGCGCCTCCGGGGCGTACATCGTGGAGAAGGAGACCGGCAACCGCTACCTGTACGCCGGCGGCGAGCTGCACCCGGTCCGCAACTACGCCTCGGTACGGCTGCTCGCCGGCAACGCCACCGCCCACAACGTCTCCCGGCAGGACCTCGCCGGCATCCCGCACGGTGCCGCGATCGGCATCCCCGGCGCCCCCGACGAGGTCCCCGCCCCCGCCGACGTGCTCGGCAACGCCTGGACCCTCTGCCTGCGGCCGCAGCTCGCCGGGGGGCTGAGCCTCGACTTCAGTCCCGCCGGCCACACCGCCGCCGTCCCCGCCGGCCGGCAGGCCCTGCTGGCCGGTCCCGACGGCACGCGCTACCTGCTGTGGAAGGGCACCACCTACCGCGTCCCGGACCAGGCGACGCTGGTCGCGCTCGGGCTGGACACCGACCGGCAGATCGCCGCCCCCGCCGACTGGCTCGCCGATCTGCCGACCGGGCGCGCGCTCACCGCGGTCCGCCCCGCCGGACTGGGCACGCCCGCCGGCAAGGTCGCCGACCACGCCGTCACCGTCGGCCAGTTGTTCACCACGACCACCACCACCGCCGGCGCGCGCCACTACTACGTGATGACCAAGGCCGGCGTCGCCCGCACCACGGCGACCGAGTCCGCGCTGCTCGCCGCGCAGCCCCACGTCCCCGCACCGCTCCAGGTGCCCTCCTCCGCGCTGGCCGCCGTCCAGCTCGCCAGCGACCCCGACATGGCCGGCGCGCTGCCCGACGTGGCCGGCGCGCCCGCGATGTCCACCGACGGGCAGGCGGTGTGCCTGGCCCAGCGCGTCGACGGCGCCACGCTGGGCACGCAGGTCGTCGTCGAGACCGGCGCCGCCGCCACCGGCAGCCGCTCCGTCGTCGTGCCACCCGGCCATGGCGTGGTGGCCCGCAGCCGCGAGGAGGCGCTGAAGAAGGTCACCCACCCCAGGACCTACCTCATCACCGACGACGGCACCGCCTACCCGCTGGCCGACGACGACGCCACCGCCGCACTCGGCCTGTCCGGCCTGGTCTCCTTGCTGCCCGACGACGTGATCTCCCTGCTGCCGACCGGCCCCGTCCTGTCCAAGCCAGGCTCCACCGGCGGAGGAGGCAGCGGTGTTTAG
- a CDS encoding right-handed parallel beta-helix repeat-containing protein: MNRQVLVVSPDRPGAYRTLTEALADAAEGALITVGPGRYEEALHLVRTVTLAADGAGGTAHVHAPAGSTVVVDAEAVQMSGLLLSGADPEAPVLDVRRGQAALDGCRVAGEAWTAVLAWDAGTVALRDCQVTNPRGAGVVLTSGGGNVVERTTVSEAGSSAVVVAEQGRLTLRSSVLDRAAGNGLCVNGRGAVVVEATRITGSGKPALAVEQDARAELSRVEVSGSSGLDAYLASTAGATLAECTFTGSRGESVYVKECAPVLRDCVITGAAQVGLHAAAGGRPVLERCRIEDTPVGVLTEDGAEVTATELAVRAAGTAALRLGGGAARLTRLAVADGGTAVQALGGARLDIDEGDVSATGTAGIELGERVRARLSELRLRVGGGTALALADSAHAELDAATVEGGTVLIGTDSELTARDSEFRGSEQDGLRVAGGTLTAVGCRVHGARGDGVHIAANSRAELTNCTVFDNTGEGIRSQTAEPVGVHDCEVRDNSGPPGRRPGDGRPDTDGRELTATAADGGGAGGPGPASYSGSATGAGPLAELQSLVGLESVKREVTGLIDLNKMTKRRMEMGLPMPPMSRHLVFAGPPGTGKTTVARLYGAVLAELGILRQGHIVEVARADLVAQIIGGTAIKTTEVFTKALGGVLFIDEAYTLTNQSRGSGPDFGQEAVETLMKLMEDHRDEIVVIVAGYSAQMDQFLASNPGMASRFARTIEFPNYEPDELVTIVRGLCGKHYYELDDGALEALTRYFVEVPKGDTFGNGRVARKIFEEMIGRQASRLSAQSHQDDSALSVLTGEDVTEVPGTPGAGESEPELPELPGLRRLAAMTGLDTARAALRTRLRALAAAQQRSGSRPEALSARANVVLEGPPGSGRRALAALYGRCLAELGLLPTGATRHVRLSSLPARWPEQPLLRLASALEENAGGLLVLEWTEAFEQRSPQSREAVLSALARIVAVPGDTVLALIGTPEHLIGLMRERTDIAQGFAEYARLEPYTPEQTVELVRRRLRGYGFQMDEDVAQALAETFGRSPEPAGAHRAHRLAESLAASARARTVTTGDLPRQAPEQAAVLAPDESAPTPGEPPAAPPPPEPPYQRPEPLARL; the protein is encoded by the coding sequence GTGAACCGGCAAGTGCTTGTGGTCTCCCCGGACCGGCCCGGCGCGTACCGGACGCTGACGGAGGCGCTCGCGGACGCCGCCGAGGGCGCGCTGATCACCGTGGGCCCCGGCCGCTACGAGGAGGCCCTGCACCTCGTGCGCACGGTCACCCTGGCGGCCGACGGAGCCGGCGGGACCGCCCACGTGCACGCCCCGGCGGGCAGCACCGTCGTCGTGGACGCGGAGGCCGTGCAGATGTCCGGGCTGCTGCTGAGCGGCGCCGACCCGGAGGCGCCGGTGCTCGACGTGCGCCGCGGCCAGGCCGCGCTGGACGGCTGCCGGGTGGCGGGCGAGGCGTGGACGGCGGTCCTGGCGTGGGACGCCGGCACCGTGGCGCTGCGCGACTGCCAGGTCACCAACCCCCGCGGTGCCGGTGTGGTGCTGACCTCCGGCGGCGGCAACGTGGTGGAGCGCACCACCGTCTCCGAGGCCGGCTCCTCCGCCGTGGTGGTGGCCGAGCAGGGCCGGCTGACGCTCCGTTCGTCGGTCCTGGACCGCGCGGCGGGCAACGGGCTGTGCGTCAACGGGCGCGGCGCCGTCGTCGTGGAGGCCACCCGGATCACCGGCAGCGGCAAGCCCGCCCTGGCCGTGGAGCAGGACGCCCGGGCCGAACTGAGCCGTGTCGAGGTGTCCGGCAGCTCCGGCCTGGACGCGTACCTGGCCAGTACCGCGGGCGCGACGCTGGCCGAGTGCACCTTCACCGGTTCGCGGGGCGAGTCGGTGTACGTCAAGGAGTGCGCGCCGGTCCTGCGCGACTGCGTGATCACCGGGGCGGCGCAGGTCGGACTGCACGCGGCGGCCGGCGGCCGGCCGGTGCTGGAACGGTGCCGGATCGAGGACACCCCGGTCGGCGTGCTGACCGAGGACGGCGCCGAGGTGACCGCCACCGAACTGGCGGTGCGCGCCGCCGGGACCGCCGCCCTGCGGCTGGGCGGCGGCGCGGCGCGGCTGACCCGGTTGGCGGTCGCCGACGGCGGCACCGCCGTACAGGCGCTCGGCGGCGCCCGGCTGGACATCGACGAGGGCGACGTCTCCGCCACCGGGACCGCCGGCATCGAGCTGGGGGAGCGGGTGCGCGCCCGGCTGTCCGAGCTGCGGCTGCGGGTCGGCGGCGGCACCGCCCTCGCGCTCGCCGACTCCGCGCACGCCGAGCTGGACGCCGCCACCGTGGAGGGCGGCACCGTCCTCATCGGCACGGACAGCGAACTGACCGCCCGGGACAGCGAGTTCCGCGGCTCCGAGCAGGACGGCCTGCGGGTGGCCGGCGGCACCCTCACCGCGGTCGGCTGCCGGGTGCACGGCGCGCGCGGCGACGGCGTGCACATCGCCGCCAACTCCCGCGCGGAGCTGACCAACTGCACCGTCTTCGACAACACCGGCGAGGGCATCCGCTCGCAGACCGCCGAGCCGGTCGGCGTGCACGACTGCGAAGTGCGCGACAACTCCGGTCCGCCCGGGCGCCGTCCGGGCGACGGCCGTCCGGACACGGACGGCAGGGAGCTGACCGCGACCGCCGCGGACGGCGGCGGCGCCGGCGGACCCGGCCCGGCCTCGTACAGCGGCAGCGCGACCGGCGCCGGACCGCTGGCCGAACTCCAGTCCCTGGTCGGCCTGGAGAGCGTCAAGCGCGAGGTCACCGGACTGATCGACCTCAACAAGATGACCAAGCGGCGGATGGAGATGGGCCTGCCCATGCCGCCGATGAGCCGCCACCTGGTCTTCGCGGGCCCGCCCGGCACCGGCAAGACCACCGTCGCCCGCCTGTACGGCGCGGTGCTCGCCGAACTCGGCATCCTGCGCCAGGGCCACATCGTGGAGGTGGCGCGGGCCGACCTCGTCGCGCAGATCATCGGCGGCACCGCCATCAAGACCACCGAGGTCTTCACCAAGGCCCTCGGCGGCGTGCTCTTCATCGACGAGGCGTACACCCTGACCAACCAGTCCCGCGGCTCGGGACCGGACTTCGGCCAGGAAGCCGTCGAGACGCTGATGAAGCTGATGGAGGACCACCGCGACGAGATCGTGGTCATCGTCGCCGGCTACTCCGCGCAGATGGACCAGTTCCTCGCCTCCAACCCCGGTATGGCGTCCCGGTTCGCGCGGACCATCGAGTTCCCGAACTACGAGCCCGACGAACTCGTCACCATCGTCCGCGGGTTGTGCGGCAAGCACTACTACGAGCTGGACGACGGCGCGCTGGAGGCGCTGACCCGCTACTTCGTCGAGGTTCCCAAGGGCGACACCTTCGGCAACGGCCGCGTGGCCCGGAAGATCTTCGAGGAGATGATCGGCCGCCAGGCCAGCCGGCTGTCCGCCCAGTCCCACCAGGACGACAGCGCGCTGAGCGTCCTGACCGGCGAGGACGTGACCGAGGTGCCCGGCACCCCCGGCGCCGGCGAGAGCGAACCCGAACTGCCCGAACTGCCGGGCCTGCGACGGCTTGCCGCCATGACCGGCCTGGACACCGCCCGAGCGGCGCTGCGCACCCGGCTGCGCGCCCTGGCCGCCGCCCAGCAGCGGTCCGGCTCCCGGCCCGAAGCGCTCTCCGCCCGCGCCAACGTCGTGCTCGAGGGCCCGCCCGGCAGCGGCCGCCGCGCGCTGGCGGCCCTCTACGGGCGCTGCCTGGCCGAGCTGGGGCTGCTGCCCACCGGCGCCACCCGCCACGTCCGGCTGTCCTCGCTGCCCGCCCGCTGGCCCGAACAGCCGCTGCTGCGCCTCGCGTCGGCTCTGGAGGAGAACGCCGGCGGCCTGCTGGTCCTGGAGTGGACCGAGGCGTTCGAGCAGCGCAGCCCGCAGTCCCGGGAGGCCGTGCTGAGCGCCCTCGCGCGGATCGTCGCCGTGCCCGGCGACACCGTGCTCGCGCTCATCGGCACCCCCGAGCACCTGATCGGCCTGATGCGCGAACGCACCGACATCGCGCAGGGGTTCGCCGAGTACGCCCGCCTGGAGCCGTACACGCCCGAGCAGACCGTGGAACTGGTCCGGCGCCGGCTGCGTGGCTACGGCTTCCAGATGGACGAGGACGTCGCCCAGGCACTCGCGGAGACCTTCGGCCGCTCGCCCGAGCCGGCCGGCGCGCACCGCGCCCACCGGCTCGCCGAGAGCCTGGCGGCGAGCGCCCGCGCCCGCACCGTCACCACCGGCGACCTGCCCCGGCAGGCGCCCGAGCAGGCCGCGGTGCTCGCCCCGGACGAGAGCGCGCCGACGCCGGGGGAGCCCCCGGCCGCGCCCCCGCCCCCCGAACCCCCGTACCAGCGGCCCGAACCGCTGGCCCGGCTGTGA
- a CDS encoding WXG100 family type VII secretion target: MALTSVELQGMTAAQGTFQTALDDGATSYAQMAGQIDGLRGSWTGDASTIYGNAMQAWLDDFNKVNQALRTMLEKLQQNTNVYANTHEETQQTANQVAQNIASGVTSLPGF, translated from the coding sequence ATGGCACTGACATCAGTCGAACTGCAGGGAATGACCGCCGCCCAGGGCACCTTCCAGACCGCCCTGGACGACGGCGCCACCTCCTACGCCCAGATGGCCGGCCAGATCGACGGCCTGCGCGGTAGCTGGACCGGTGACGCCTCCACCATCTACGGCAACGCCATGCAGGCGTGGCTGGACGACTTCAACAAGGTGAACCAGGCGCTGCGGACGATGCTGGAGAAGCTCCAGCAGAACACGAACGTCTACGCGAACACCCACGAGGAGACCCAGCAGACCGCCAACCAGGTCGCGCAGAACATCGCGTCCGGCGTCACCAGCCTGCCCGGTTTCTGA
- a CDS encoding WXG100 family type VII secretion target, producing the protein MATYTVQMEQVDVIVGEMNAITQRINQALQDLDNQAKVNLAEWTSDAQATYAQVKAQWDAAAADMTQKAALATQQLGSINEYYSQGERAGVQLWG; encoded by the coding sequence GTGGCGACGTACACCGTCCAGATGGAGCAGGTCGACGTGATCGTCGGCGAGATGAACGCCATCACGCAGCGCATCAACCAGGCCCTCCAGGACCTCGACAACCAGGCCAAGGTCAACCTCGCCGAGTGGACCAGCGACGCGCAGGCCACCTACGCGCAGGTCAAGGCGCAGTGGGACGCCGCTGCGGCGGACATGACGCAGAAGGCGGCCCTGGCCACCCAGCAGCTCGGCAGCATCAACGAGTACTACTCCCAGGGCGAGCGCGCGGGCGTCCAGCTCTGGGGCTGA